In Deinococcus maricopensis DSM 21211, the sequence TGGCGGAGGTGCTGCGGGCCCACGTGGCGGTGTCCAGACACTAATGTCCGGGAGATGTCTGACGCGGGGCGCCTGGAACCTTTTCCAGGGCGCCCTTATTTGCTTGACGCTCCCCGCTCGCGCTCGTAGCATAAGCGTCATGACTACACTTACCCTGCCGCCTCAGGCCGCCCAGGTCGGCCTCGCCGTGGACGTCGCCGCGTTCGCGATGCACGGCGGGGAACTGCGCGTCCTGCTCGTCCAGCGCGGCACGCTCCCCCACGCCCAAACCTGGGCACTTCCCGGCGGCTTCGTCCACGAAGGCGAAGAACTCCACGACGCAGCCCTGCGCGAACTCCGCGAGGAAACCACCATCAACCTCGAACCGCGCCACCTCGAGCAGTTCTTCACCTTCGGCGCCGTCCAACGCGACCCGCGCGGCCGCATCGTCAGCGTCGCCCACATGGCGGTCCTCCCGCACGGCACCGTCCGCGTCACCAGCGGCGGCAACACCATCGGCGCCGACTGGTTCCCCGCGCACACCCCCCCACCCCTCGCGTTCGACCACGCGGACATCCTCACGCGCGCCCTCAACCGCCTGCGCA encodes:
- a CDS encoding NUDIX hydrolase, with the translated sequence MTTLTLPPQAAQVGLAVDVAAFAMHGGELRVLLVQRGTLPHAQTWALPGGFVHEGEELHDAALRELREETTINLEPRHLEQFFTFGAVQRDPRGRIVSVAHMAVLPHGTVRVTSGGNTIGADWFPAHTPPPLAFDHADILTRALNRLRTRLEYAHLALEFLPETFTLPELQEVHEAILNRKLDKRNFRKRLLAQGVLLASGERRNGVGRPAQLYRRAKGVRVPTNL